One window of the Hypanus sabinus isolate sHypSab1 chromosome 13, sHypSab1.hap1, whole genome shotgun sequence genome contains the following:
- the hspa14 gene encoding heat shock 70 kDa protein 14 isoform X2 — protein MKMAAIGVHLGGTSSCVAVYKDGRADVVANDSGDRVTPAIVAYRENEKVVGLAAKQGRIRNATNTVVKVKQILGRCFDDPQVQKHLAESKCSLINKDGKPRYEIDTGEQLKVIAPEEVMQLIFEKMKETAQSALGSDVNNVVITVPLDFEKNQKNVLREAAQAAGFNVLRLIHEPAAALLAFGVGQDAPSGKSNVLVYKLGGSSLSITVVEVNSGMYRVLASHADDSIGGECFTETLAQYLASEFQRLFKQNIKESPRAMMKLINSAEVAKHALSTLGSANCFVDSLHEGLDFECAVSRARFESLCATLFSQSIQPIEKLVEEAGLSQSDISKANIQKALEMLSRVMSRHETACPDALLIIVADFNQASLNKCLMPVESGADTHDHCYTTIKNNHDAIPCPRFGMSNHLAVLLLPTFSQRLKLQRRW, from the exons GATGGTCGGGCTGACGTTGTAGCAAACGATTCAGGTGACCGTGTGACTCCAGCAATTGTTGCTTACAGAGAAAATGAGAAG GTTGTTGGCTTGGCTGCGAAGCAAGGCAGAATCAGAAATGCTACAAACACTGTTGTGAAAGTCAAACAGATTCTTGGCAGATG TTTTGACGATCCTCAAGTTCAGAAGCATCTGGCTGAAAGCAAGTGTTCG CTGATCAATAAGGATGGCAAACCCAGATATGAAATTGATACCGGAGAGCAGCTCAAGGTCATCGCTCCAGAGGAGGTTATGCAGCTGATTTTTGAAAAAATGAAAG AAACTGCGCAATCAGCACTAGGGTCGGACGTAAATAATGTTGTTATAACTGTCCCACTGGACTTTGAGAAGAACCAGAAGAACGTACTGAG GGAAGCAGCCCAGGCAGCTGGTTTCAATGTGCTGCGACTGATTCACGAACCTGCAGCAGCACTTCTTGCGTTTGGAGTTGGGCAGGATGCACCATCGGGAAAGAG TAATGTACTTGTTTACAAGCTTGGAGGTTCGTCCCTCTCTATCACAGTAGTAGAAGTTAATAGTGGCATGTACCGAGTCCTTGCCTCTCATGCTGATGACAGCATAGGAGGAGAATGTTTCACAGAAACCTTGGCGCAGTATCTAGCATCAGAATTTCAGAG GTTATTTAAACAGAATATAAAGGAAAGTCCAAGAGCCATGATGAAGCTTATAAATAGTGCTGAAGTTGCTAAGCATGCCTTGTCAACTTTGGGAAGTGCAAACTGTTTTGTAGATTCACTTCATGAAGGTTTGGACTTTGAATGTGCTGTATCCAG GGCACGATTTGAATCTCTGTGTGCTACACTGTTTAGCCAAAGTATACAACCTATCGAGAAGCTCGTAGAAGAAGCAGGGCTTTCTCAAAGTGATATTTCTAAG GCTAACATTCAGAAGGCACTGGAGATGCTGAGCAGAGTGATGAGCAGGCACGAAACTGCATGCCCTGATGCCCTCCTTATCATTGTGgcggatttcaaccaggccagcttgaacaAGTGTCTCATGCCTGTGGAATCAGGAGCTGACACAcatgaccactgttacaccaccattaaGAACAATCACGATGCCATCCCATGCCCACGCTTTGGAATGTCCAATCACCTGGCGGTCCTTCTACTCCCAACATTTAGCCAGAGACTAAAACTGCAGCGCCgatggtga